GCTCGAACGGGCTGCGATACGGAATCATCTTGCGCTGCGCCTCGACGCGCACCAGGAAGAATCCTTCGCTGCCGTCGCTGCTGCCGTTCACTGCCTCCGATTGCACGCCGTGCTCTGCGCGCGCCCCCGCAACGACGCCGTTCAGGCTATGCGGGAAATCCGTCGTGCCCGCCGAAACGGGCAGGTTGTTCCCGATCACCCATTCGACGGCGATCACCGCAAATTGCCGCTCCTGCGCGCCACCCGCGTTGTGCTCCGGATGATTCGCGAGTTCGAACCAGCGGCCCGCGTCGACGCCGCGCACCGAGCCCACGCCGTCGAAACGCCGCGCGCGCGATTCCCACTCTTCCATGCGCACTTTCGACAGATGATCGCCGCGGTCCTGTGCGCCATATGTGTAAGCGCCCGTGTACTCGTACACTTCGGCCTGTGCGGGCAAATCGCCTTGCGTGGTCATCGTCGGCACCGAAGTGCCCTTTGGATTGGCCACACTTGCGGGTGACTTGTAGTCGAAGGTGCGCGTGGTCAGCGTCGTGCTTTGCAGCGTGCGTGTGCCGCTCCATTGCACGAACGCATCCATCTCGCTGTTCGTTCCCGCGCGGTAGAAGTCCACCGTCTGCGGATTCATCGGTTTGAGCGCACCGATATCGTCGGTGATGACGAGCGTATGCGATTTGCCGTCGTCGGCCTGCTCGATATAGCTAAAGAGCCCCTCGGCTTCCATCAGCCGATGACAGAAATTCCAGTCGCTTTCGTATTGCACGCAGAACGAGCGCTGGGCGAGCGGTTGGTTCAATGCAAAGCGGAATGCGCCCTGCGCGTGCGGATGTGCGTTGAATACGTCGGTGAGAATCGCGTCGGCAGTTTTATCCTGCCAGATGCGCGCGTCCTTTCTGAAGCGCAGGAAATGCAGCCACGACGTAAAACCGATCTGATAGCCGGTGATCGCGCTGTCGGAACCGAGACGCCGCGCGGTATGCACATAACCGTGATGCGGCCGATAAGTGCGGTCGAATTGCTGGATCCACAACGTAACGGGCTGCGCAATCAGCGATTTGAGTTCGATACCGTCGCGCGACGATACGACGTCGACGGTAAAGGCGCTGTCGCGGCCTAACGCCGCACGTCCTAGCGCGCGCTGCGGTAGCAGGACATTGGCGCCCAGCGGCGTGTCCAGCTTGAGTAGCCGGTCGGTCTGCGTCAATCCGCCCGTCATCGCCCCGATTATGTCCTGCGCCCTCATACCGCCTCTTTTTAATCCGATTGTGCCCACGCGCTACCGCGCGATAATACAGAATTAAAGACGTAAATCGCAATTGCATTTTAAAGACAATGTGAAACGATGCGTAATGGGAGTTTTACGTAAATGCAACTCGAATATTAAAAAATGGTGAAATCGAGATTTGACAATTTTTTGTGAGACGCAAATGCGCGGGATGCCGTAGTCGATCGAGCGCCTTTCCATGGACTGCCCATATAGTTGCCGTCGGCTTGCCTCGCAAAAGCAACTACGCAAAGCGCTATCTAGTTTTTCTCTCAACAGCGACCCGGTATTGCGAAATCCGTCGCCGCACGTGCTGCTCAAAAAGCCAAAGGCCTCTCTCTCAAGGTTTAGCCGCATCATCTCCGTTCTACGTGCCGTTTGATAGCGGGCGTTTGCATTGAAATCGAGACCGATTGGCGGTGAAGCAACCCCTCATTTACTCGCGAGTCAAAACCGTTTGTGCCGACGCCACTGCCTTCGGAAGCGTTGGCGTCCGTAGTCTGCAGCCGGCCGGATGGCCGTTCTGATGCGAGCCTGAGCATCGGCTGCTCGAAGATGCCTGCCAACGCAGAAGACTGCCACGTTGGCTGACTCTTGGCAGGTATGTCGCCCTTTCAACAACGGTATTACCGTCGCCCCCGCACCCGACGGGTCTCGGCCAGCCCAACGCACCGGACGTAGCGACTTGCGCCCGATTTGCACAAAGCGATAAAAATTTTTGGAGGTGTCGCACATTGCCGCTTGACTCGCGACCACGATCATGTTTATGATTCATCCGTCTGAAGTATTAAGCTTTCCCCTGGCCCGAGGTTACGGGAGTAGCACCGTGCTTTACGCACAACTCCAATGAAAAATGATGTACCTTGAGTTTTGGTACGTTATGAATTGCAGCATGAAGCCTTAAGGTTCGGTGGCAGCTATTACCACCGTTGGAATGCATTAATGCACAGTACGTGACGACCTCAGCCATGAGTCTCACGGGATTTGAGCAATGCAGTCCGCCATGCGCCTGCTGGCGCCCTCCGAAGACCCCTCATCAATCAGTACATCAAGTGAACGGTTGTTTCCGCGACGCGGAGCAGCCTCTTCTCTTCTCATGCTGCGATGCTTCGCATCGCGGCATTCTGCAAGCCCCTCGACGCAGCTATGCGTTAGAGATCGCCTGAACGGGCGCGCCTCAAGCCATTGAGCGCGTCCTCGCATTCCGCGAGGCGAAAATCTGCGGGCTCCACTCCCAATTGGCGTGACTGCAACAATTCCCTCCCCGAGGGACCCCATCTTAACGGTTTCCGCCCATGAATCCGCAAGCGTCGCGCGCACACCGCCCTGCCCCTGGGCGGCTCGTTGCATCGACGCACCTGACATCCGCACTGGCATCGCATCGCGCCGCCTAGGGGCCGGCGCACCCGTCTCAGAGACGCTTCTCTGACTAACTAAATCTTTTTAGGAGTACAAATCTGCACGCCCTGGCGGCTCCTTGCATCGACGCACCTGATATCCGAACTGGCACCGCGTCGCGCCTCCTAGCGGCCGGTGCACTCGTCTCAGAGACACGCTCTGATTACCTAAACGTTTTTAGGAGTAGAAATCATGGGTCAAAAATCGCGCCTTTCCCACGCATCGCGCAACTACACGCACTTCAGAGGCGGCGCCGCACAAACGATGCAGAATCGTCTGCGACTGATTGAAGCGTTGTGGGCCTTTATCGCGTTGCTCGGCATCAAGCTCAATCACATCCGTGATACGCCCCTGTGGTTGATCATGCTTTTTGTGCAAACCCGGCTGTGTGAGGGTATCCGGCCAGGGCATGCACGCAACATGACGTCGGCTATTCGGGTCATTCTGGACGAAGCGGGCTGCTCAATGGTCAACACCACGTGCTCCAACGATGCCCTTGGGGTGCCGCGCCGAGATCGTAAAGGGGCCCATCGCGCGCAGACGCGCGCGGAATTCGAGCAGACCATTATCCGCGCACAGGCTGTCGATGAGGGACTCGCCCACCACCTGAGCCTGATGTACATCCTCGGACTGCGCTCTGTCGAGGCGCTGCGCAGCGCACACGAACTCGCAGGCTGGCTTGGATTGCTTCGCGCAGGTGCGGACCGCTTGCCGTTTCAATACGGTGCAAAGACAAACCGCCTGCGTCAGATCGAGATCATCCCGGGCGCGGGGGAGGAAACTGTCCGGATCATTGAAGCAGCATTGGCGTATTGCGAGACACACAACGGCAATCTGATCACCGGTGTGGATGCTGATCTGCGGACGTCGCGCGACCGGCTCCGCTACCTGCTCAAGGCGGCCCGAATTTGCGGACAGCTCTCGTCTCATTCCTTGCGCTACTCCTATTCGGTCAACCTCGCGCTTGGGCTTCTCGATGGCGGAGTCAGCGAAGAGGAAACGCTCGACCGTGTTTCCGCTGCGCTTGGACATGGCGCGCGCGCACAGATGATCCTCAACACCTACCTGCAGGAGATCCGGGACCGTTTTGCAACCGTCGTGATCCCCCGGCGTCCCTCGCGCAACCCAGGCGGCAGTGTTCGCGGCCGCCATCTGCCTGGGCCGCAAAGGATGATCCGTTCGAATCGGCGGCTCAAGTTCAAGAAGGCTTAAAGCAAACACTCCTGGCGGACCCGCTAATAGCT
This genomic interval from Paraburkholderia sabiae contains the following:
- a CDS encoding integrase domain-containing protein, which encodes MGQKSRLSHASRNYTHFRGGAAQTMQNRLRLIEALWAFIALLGIKLNHIRDTPLWLIMLFVQTRLCEGIRPGHARNMTSAIRVILDEAGCSMVNTTCSNDALGVPRRDRKGAHRAQTRAEFEQTIIRAQAVDEGLAHHLSLMYILGLRSVEALRSAHELAGWLGLLRAGADRLPFQYGAKTNRLRQIEIIPGAGEETVRIIEAALAYCETHNGNLITGVDADLRTSRDRLRYLLKAARICGQLSSHSLRYSYSVNLALGLLDGGVSEEETLDRVSAALGHGARAQMILNTYLQEIRDRFATVVIPRRPSRNPGGSVRGRHLPGPQRMIRSNRRLKFKKA